A stretch of Desulfovibrio sp. TomC DNA encodes these proteins:
- a CDS encoding PAS domain-containing sensor histidine kinase, with the protein MIDPAMPPLDPSLCWAMVDASSDIFFFKDASFTYRYVNRAFCELFGIPAQAIVGSTDFTAFPASSANRHRQADQTVMASGQPQMFEYVVERDDRSVWLQVLKTPVMDQTGQMAGVVCVARNITAQKRVDAQNRQTLAVLERDVAERAEDLRRANQELRHEMGERRKAEKALEESHRSLNYIFENSPIGIAFVADRVVRRANPRFHELFSLEQGKAAGLSTAAFYLDQAAFEAFGQRFYPVLGRGERVDTVSVMRRSDGVHFWCRLIGQVLYADRPQEGSIWIMEDVTDRRLAEEATLAAERLKHEFMDNMSHEIRTPLNGILGMAELLGITALTAEQQELIETLKESGRTLAALLESVLDFARLDSGDVQTRRAPFSVANIIEGVVNSFGGAAIQKGLALTWTVDRRIPELVVGDGGGLRQILAALLSNAVKFTETGTIAVVATVEDQPPGDMATPVPSVVLALAVRDTGIGLAPDQSETIFEPFRQADGSKTRRFGGAGLGLAIAGKLAQAMGGRLTVASMPGSGSCFTFVAPYERPSAAALSEPEQG; encoded by the coding sequence ATGATTGACCCCGCAATGCCGCCTCTCGACCCAAGCCTGTGTTGGGCCATGGTGGATGCTTCGTCGGACATCTTTTTTTTCAAGGACGCCAGCTTCACCTATCGGTATGTGAACCGGGCATTTTGCGAGCTGTTCGGCATTCCGGCCCAGGCGATTGTGGGCAGCACCGATTTCACGGCGTTTCCGGCTTCCAGCGCCAACCGCCACCGCCAGGCCGATCAGACAGTCATGGCCTCCGGGCAGCCTCAGATGTTTGAATATGTTGTCGAACGCGATGACCGTTCGGTCTGGTTGCAAGTGCTCAAAACCCCGGTCATGGACCAAACGGGCCAGATGGCCGGGGTTGTTTGCGTTGCCCGCAACATCACGGCGCAAAAGAGGGTGGATGCCCAAAACCGGCAGACCCTGGCTGTGCTTGAACGCGACGTTGCGGAGCGGGCCGAAGACCTGCGACGGGCCAATCAGGAGTTGCGCCACGAGATGGGAGAACGACGCAAGGCCGAAAAGGCCTTGGAGGAATCCCACCGCAGTCTCAACTACATTTTTGAAAACAGCCCCATCGGCATCGCTTTTGTCGCCGACCGCGTTGTACGGCGGGCCAACCCGCGGTTTCACGAGCTTTTCAGCCTGGAGCAGGGGAAGGCGGCCGGTCTTTCCACGGCGGCGTTTTATCTGGACCAGGCCGCATTTGAAGCCTTTGGCCAACGATTCTACCCGGTGCTTGGCCGAGGGGAGCGGGTGGACACCGTCTCTGTCATGCGTCGCAGCGATGGTGTGCATTTCTGGTGTCGCCTGATCGGCCAGGTGCTGTACGCCGACCGTCCCCAGGAAGGTTCCATCTGGATCATGGAAGACGTCACGGATCGTCGGCTGGCCGAGGAGGCCACCCTGGCCGCTGAACGGCTCAAGCACGAATTCATGGACAACATGTCCCATGAGATCCGCACCCCCTTAAATGGCATTCTGGGCATGGCCGAACTGCTCGGAATCACGGCCCTGACTGCCGAACAGCAGGAACTCATTGAGACGCTCAAGGAATCCGGCCGCACCCTGGCCGCCCTGCTGGAGAGTGTCCTTGATTTTGCCCGCCTCGATTCCGGAGACGTGCAGACACGCCGGGCGCCCTTTAGCGTAGCCAATATCATTGAGGGCGTGGTCAATTCCTTTGGCGGGGCGGCCATACAAAAGGGGCTGGCCCTGACCTGGACCGTGGACCGTCGGATTCCGGAGCTGGTGGTCGGCGACGGCGGCGGGCTGCGCCAGATCCTGGCTGCCTTGCTCAGCAATGCCGTCAAATTCACGGAAACGGGCACGATCGCAGTCGTGGCAACCGTCGAGGACCAGCCTCCCGGAGACATGGCGACTCCAGTGCCGTCGGTGGTCCTCGCCCTGGCGGTCCGCGATACCGGCATCGGGCTTGCCCCTGACCAGAGCGAGACCATTTTTGAGCCATTTCGTCAGGCCGACGGCAGCAAGACCCGGCGTTTTGGCGGCGCGGGCCTGGGACTGGCCATTGCCGGCAAACTGGCCCAGGCCATGGGCGGTCGGCTGACGGTTGCCAGCATGCCAGGATCGGGCAGTTGTTTTACGTTCGTTGCCCCCTACGAACGGCCCAGCGCAGCAGCGCTTTCGGAGCCGGAGCAGGGCTGA
- a CDS encoding 2-oxoacid:acceptor oxidoreductase family protein: MSGAGEGSGNGAANGNGVRQVLARYEIRLSGLGGQGILTMGKLLGQALALGHGYYVTQTQSYGPEARGGASRSDLVVSSEPISYPKTEYLDLLVALSQEAAAGYYSYLKPRGTLLVDSELVRQSPTNVFLGLPFTRLAREKVGVPQATNVVALGAVAFLLPFARIEAMRKSLKTALPEKIRDANLKALNLGYQEAKKHFGQPIALPDPAGEEETNGVRMDLTNIMTDD; encoded by the coding sequence ATGAGCGGGGCGGGAGAGGGTAGCGGCAACGGCGCGGCCAACGGCAACGGCGTCAGGCAGGTGCTGGCGCGCTACGAAATACGGCTCTCGGGCCTTGGCGGCCAGGGCATCCTGACCATGGGCAAGCTCCTGGGCCAGGCCCTGGCTCTGGGGCACGGCTACTACGTCACCCAGACCCAGAGCTATGGTCCCGAGGCCCGGGGCGGGGCCAGCCGGTCGGATCTGGTCGTCAGCTCCGAACCCATCAGCTACCCCAAGACCGAATATCTTGATCTGCTGGTGGCCCTGTCCCAGGAGGCTGCGGCCGGCTATTATTCTTACCTCAAGCCCCGGGGCACGCTGTTGGTCGATTCGGAACTGGTGCGTCAAAGCCCGACCAATGTCTTTTTGGGTCTGCCTTTCACCCGGCTGGCCCGGGAGAAGGTGGGGGTGCCCCAGGCCACCAATGTCGTGGCTTTGGGCGCGGTGGCTTTTCTGCTGCCCTTTGCCCGCATCGAGGCCATGCGAAAGAGCCTCAAGACCGCCTTGCCCGAGAAAATCCGTGACGCCAACCTGAAGGCCTTGAACCTTGGCTATCAGGAGGCGAAAAAGCACTTCGGCCAGCCCATCGCCCTGCCGGACCCGGCCGGGGAAGAGGAGACCAACGGGGTGCGCATGGATCTGACCAACATCATGACCGACGATTGA
- a CDS encoding potassium channel family protein, whose product MPTVSPHIATAVTTTSKRFHWLLAALLLQLIASPFVVGAIGAVIQDLLFLGILLAALGIAGKSLLNNVNCVLTGCCAFIVVIKYTIGFLYVDIVGDFLVASVILFTAVEVSQYLSRQRRVDLDTVLGGLCVYMFIGAMWYVLYSLVVRINPAAFDFTVHGHNLSDQEQDRLLFFFSYVSLLTTGYGDIVPISPVARTLSVLEGIAGQFYMVFFMARLVGLHVAEKERSLPAKTLPESPPQHPSTATPAHRQAAPAPPET is encoded by the coding sequence ATGCCCACCGTCTCGCCCCATATCGCAACAGCGGTCACCACCACCAGCAAACGATTTCACTGGCTGCTGGCGGCCTTGTTGCTCCAGCTTATAGCCTCGCCGTTTGTCGTCGGCGCCATAGGGGCTGTCATACAGGATCTCCTCTTTCTGGGGATATTGCTGGCAGCCTTGGGCATCGCCGGAAAAAGTCTGTTAAACAATGTAAATTGCGTCCTGACAGGATGTTGCGCCTTTATTGTTGTGATAAAATACACAATAGGATTTCTCTATGTAGATATTGTTGGAGATTTTCTCGTTGCCAGCGTCATTCTTTTTACGGCCGTGGAGGTTTCGCAGTATCTGTCCCGGCAACGTCGGGTCGATCTGGATACAGTCCTTGGCGGTTTGTGTGTTTATATGTTTATCGGAGCCATGTGGTATGTACTCTATTCTCTCGTCGTCCGTATCAACCCGGCAGCCTTTGATTTTACGGTCCACGGGCACAATCTGTCTGATCAGGAGCAGGATCGGCTGCTCTTTTTCTTCAGTTATGTGTCGCTCTTGACCACTGGCTACGGCGACATCGTACCCATTTCGCCGGTGGCCCGGACGCTGTCCGTGCTTGAGGGCATTGCCGGCCAGTTCTACATGGTCTTTTTCATGGCCCGGCTTGTCGGCTTGCATGTGGCCGAGAAGGAGCGGAGTCTTCCGGCTAAAACGCTGCCAGAATCCCCACCACAGCACCCGTCGACAGCGACGCCAGCACACCGCCAAGCAGCGCCCGCCCCCCCAGAGACGTGA
- a CDS encoding 2-oxoacid:ferredoxin oxidoreductase subunit beta encodes MAEITQLIHHYLRHNKKFPLVFCPGCGHGIVLGSLVRSVHALGLAKDNVVIVAGIGCSGRIAAYVDFNTVHTTHGRALTVATGIKMANPKLTVIAVMGDGDAFSIGGNHLIHAARRNIGVTALVLNNFIYGMTGGQCSSTTPEGAYSHTSPMGQLESAFDIVELTRAAGAAGVSRGTVFHVKELDALLTDALTRPGFNLVEALTPCFTQYGRGNGFKSAVEMFRWLKNSCLPLERYAKLEDPGGKIPIGSFVRRDVPGLETRYAAMCQGLRAKKGGAA; translated from the coding sequence ATGGCCGAAATCACCCAGCTGATCCACCATTACCTGCGGCATAACAAGAAGTTCCCGCTCGTCTTTTGCCCGGGCTGCGGCCATGGCATCGTGCTTGGCTCCCTGGTGCGAAGCGTGCATGCCCTGGGCCTTGCCAAGGACAACGTGGTCATCGTGGCCGGCATCGGCTGTTCCGGCCGCATCGCCGCCTATGTGGACTTCAACACCGTGCACACCACCCACGGGCGGGCGCTGACCGTGGCCACCGGCATCAAGATGGCCAACCCCAAACTCACCGTCATCGCAGTCATGGGCGACGGCGACGCCTTCTCCATTGGCGGCAACCATCTCATCCATGCCGCCCGGCGCAATATCGGCGTGACCGCCCTGGTGCTCAATAACTTCATCTACGGCATGACCGGCGGCCAGTGCTCCTCCACCACCCCCGAAGGGGCCTATTCCCACACCAGCCCCATGGGACAGCTGGAAAGCGCCTTCGACATTGTGGAACTGACCCGGGCGGCCGGGGCGGCCGGGGTGTCGCGGGGCACGGTCTTTCACGTCAAGGAACTCGATGCGCTGCTGACCGACGCCCTGACCCGGCCGGGGTTCAATCTGGTCGAGGCCCTTACCCCGTGCTTCACCCAGTACGGGCGCGGCAACGGCTTTAAAAGCGCGGTGGAGATGTTTCGTTGGCTTAAAAACTCCTGCCTGCCGCTGGAGCGGTATGCCAAGCTGGAAGACCCCGGCGGCAAGATTCCCATCGGCAGTTTCGTGCGCCGCGACGTTCCCGGACTGGAGACGCGCTACGCGGCCATGTGCCAGGGACTGCGGGCGAAAAAGGGAGGTGCGGCATGA
- a CDS encoding ATP-grasp domain-containing protein yields the protein MLLTEHAGKALLAEAGIQTPPGLVLEPGGAPVIPPFTGPYYVKAQTLGGGRGKAGGVVRVDAAADLAGAADTLFARQFGGMTPPFLRLEAAVAHTRACYLSLGVSRQRKSFCLTLGRQGGVDVETLAGTPDLLVLDVPPSLVCPDWLARAAFFHLRLERETWAAFESLLGRLFGAVAEYGLLLAEINPLAVTAEGRFVALDAKCIIDDNVVAQRPKLAQFGDDRFATPAERQAAVHRLSFVSLSGRVGLVANGAGLAMATMDALGAAGLPAANFLDFGGTADAVRLRAAFDLLFADPAVEACCVNMYGGILSCADVAEALAKALGDGPGRPLVVRFAGNAAKAGADRLRAMSGGRVLVAEDMDQAVAMLSEVVPSPGRPQAVTGAAICPQPPLNRSVIRRAGCGPRGPVLPGLLDLGPDARVLIQGLTGRAGSAHAKRMRAYGVQVVAGVTPFRGGSMVDGTPVYDTVAEAVAEHDIDLSVIFVPAPGAADAVLEAAAAGVARIVCITDGIPQRDMLLVRAALAGRGTLVIGPNSPGFIVPGKQFLAGIMPVEPFSPGPTAVFSRSGTLTYEVASRLTAAGIGQALAVGIGGDPFGGAGFVELCEMVRDDARVKAVMVIGEVGGTAEEELAEYVQRTVYPKPVLAFVAGLTAPPGRTLGHAGALLERPGGAAEKLACLEQAGITVCGELGEVAGVMAEALCRG from the coding sequence ATGCTGTTGACCGAACACGCCGGCAAGGCGCTTCTGGCCGAAGCCGGCATCCAGACGCCGCCCGGCCTTGTCCTTGAACCCGGCGGCGCGCCGGTGATCCCGCCGTTCACCGGTCCCTACTATGTAAAGGCCCAGACCCTTGGCGGCGGTCGCGGCAAGGCCGGGGGCGTGGTCCGCGTGGATGCCGCCGCCGATCTCGCCGGGGCCGCAGACACACTTTTTGCCCGGCAATTTGGCGGCATGACGCCGCCTTTTTTGCGTCTGGAGGCTGCCGTCGCCCATACGCGGGCCTGCTACCTCTCGCTTGGCGTCTCCAGGCAGCGCAAGAGCTTTTGTCTGACCCTTGGCCGCCAGGGCGGCGTGGATGTCGAAACGCTGGCCGGTACCCCGGACCTGCTGGTCCTGGATGTGCCGCCGTCGCTGGTCTGTCCGGACTGGCTGGCCCGGGCCGCTTTTTTCCATCTTCGCCTGGAGCGGGAGACCTGGGCCGCCTTCGAGAGCCTGCTTGGCCGGCTTTTTGGAGCCGTGGCCGAGTACGGCTTGCTCCTGGCCGAGATCAATCCCCTGGCCGTTACGGCCGAGGGACGCTTCGTGGCCTTGGACGCCAAGTGCATCATCGATGACAACGTCGTGGCCCAGCGCCCGAAGCTGGCCCAGTTTGGCGACGACCGCTTTGCCACGCCGGCCGAACGCCAGGCGGCTGTCCATCGGCTGTCGTTTGTGAGCTTGTCCGGCCGGGTGGGGCTGGTGGCCAACGGCGCTGGACTGGCCATGGCCACCATGGACGCCCTGGGGGCGGCGGGACTGCCGGCGGCCAATTTCCTTGATTTTGGCGGCACGGCCGATGCGGTCCGATTGCGGGCGGCCTTTGACCTTCTTTTTGCCGACCCGGCCGTGGAAGCCTGCTGCGTCAACATGTACGGCGGCATCCTGTCCTGTGCCGACGTGGCCGAGGCGTTGGCCAAGGCCCTTGGCGACGGGCCGGGCCGGCCGTTGGTGGTCCGTTTTGCCGGCAATGCGGCCAAGGCCGGCGCGGACCGGCTGCGGGCCATGTCCGGGGGGCGGGTGTTGGTGGCTGAGGATATGGATCAGGCCGTGGCCATGCTTTCCGAAGTTGTGCCGAGCCCTGGGCGACCCCAGGCTGTGACCGGGGCGGCAATCTGTCCCCAGCCGCCGCTGAACCGATCCGTGATCCGCCGGGCCGGGTGTGGTCCACGCGGACCGGTACTGCCGGGTCTGCTCGATCTGGGACCGGACGCCCGGGTGCTTATCCAGGGCCTGACCGGCCGGGCCGGCAGCGCCCATGCGAAGCGGATGCGGGCCTATGGCGTGCAGGTGGTGGCCGGGGTCACCCCGTTTCGGGGCGGGAGTATGGTGGACGGGACGCCGGTCTACGACACCGTGGCCGAAGCCGTGGCCGAGCACGATATCGACCTGTCCGTCATTTTCGTCCCTGCCCCCGGCGCGGCCGACGCCGTGCTGGAGGCGGCGGCCGCTGGCGTGGCGCGCATTGTCTGCATCACCGACGGCATCCCCCAGCGCGACATGCTGCTGGTGCGCGCTGCCCTGGCCGGTCGGGGGACGCTGGTCATCGGTCCCAATTCGCCGGGATTCATTGTGCCGGGGAAGCAGTTCCTGGCCGGCATCATGCCGGTGGAACCGTTTTCGCCTGGACCGACGGCGGTTTTTTCACGCAGCGGCACGCTCACCTACGAAGTCGCTTCACGACTGACGGCAGCCGGCATCGGGCAGGCATTGGCCGTCGGCATCGGGGGCGATCCGTTTGGCGGGGCGGGGTTTGTCGAGCTGTGCGAGATGGTGCGCGATGATGCGCGGGTCAAGGCGGTCATGGTCATCGGCGAGGTCGGCGGCACGGCTGAGGAGGAGCTGGCCGAATACGTGCAGCGTACGGTCTACCCCAAGCCGGTGCTGGCCTTTGTGGCCGGTTTGACCGCGCCGCCGGGGCGCACCCTTGGCCATGCCGGGGCGCTTTTGGAGCGTCCCGGCGGCGCGGCCGAAAAACTGGCCTGTCTGGAGCAAGCGGGAATAACGGTCTGCGGCGAACTGGGCGAGGTGGCCGGCGTCATGGCCGAGGCGTTGTGCCGGGGGTAA
- a CDS encoding SOS response-associated peptidase: protein MCGRFALAVPRRLVAEAMGVPDMPEVPARPEIFPSQLIEAVFTARESARRMAGLFRWGFVPVFLKDDPAARPMINARCETVLTLPSFRAAARYRRCIVPAEGYYEWRKDPGGRKTRFFLSVPGTPVLGLAGIYERAVTTAGEVRDTVAILTRPAEGVAAAVHPRMPLVIATQAMEAWLDPGRTERTDIEPLLALAPPGGLKASAAPGEPSLLVL from the coding sequence ATGTGCGGCAGATTCGCCCTGGCCGTGCCGCGTCGGCTGGTGGCCGAAGCCATGGGTGTACCGGATATGCCCGAGGTCCCGGCCCGACCGGAAATTTTCCCGTCGCAACTCATTGAAGCCGTGTTCACGGCCCGGGAGAGCGCACGGCGTATGGCCGGTCTTTTTCGGTGGGGATTTGTCCCGGTCTTTCTCAAGGACGATCCGGCAGCGCGGCCTATGATCAATGCCCGGTGTGAAACCGTGCTCACCCTGCCCTCGTTCCGGGCGGCGGCCCGCTACCGGCGCTGCATCGTGCCGGCCGAGGGCTACTATGAATGGCGCAAGGACCCCGGAGGACGCAAAACGCGGTTTTTCCTGAGCGTTCCAGGGACGCCAGTCCTTGGGCTCGCCGGCATCTATGAACGCGCAGTCACCACTGCCGGCGAGGTGCGCGACACCGTGGCCATTCTCACCCGGCCAGCCGAAGGCGTGGCGGCCGCTGTCCACCCCCGGATGCCGCTTGTCATCGCCACCCAGGCCATGGAGGCTTGGCTTGATCCCGGACGCACCGAACGGACGGACATCGAACCGCTGTTGGCTCTGGCTCCGCCCGGGGGACTCAAGGCCAGCGCGGCTCCGGGGGAGCCGTCGCTGCTGGTGCTGTGA
- a CDS encoding sulfite exporter TauE/SafE family protein, giving the protein MPSLSFMLAYLVFGAVAGVIAGLLGVGGGIVVVPALFWFFTAQGFSPDIIMQMALGTSLAAIMFTSISSLRAHHRRGAVLWPIVKAITPGILIGTFAGSCVAAKLPTGFLKGFFVCFLYYVAIQMLLNIKPKASRQIPGQAGMFGAGFGIGAVSSLVGIGGGTLSVPFMVWCNIAMHTAVGTSAAIGFPIALAGTVGYVVNGLGAANLPPLSFGYIYLPALVGVAAVSILTAPYGAKLAHKLPVPTLKRFFALFVLAMATRMLWGMF; this is encoded by the coding sequence ATGCCGTCACTGTCGTTCATGCTCGCCTACCTCGTTTTCGGGGCGGTTGCCGGCGTCATCGCCGGACTGCTTGGGGTTGGCGGCGGCATTGTCGTGGTCCCGGCCCTGTTCTGGTTTTTCACCGCCCAGGGCTTTTCCCCGGACATCATCATGCAGATGGCCCTTGGCACGTCGTTGGCCGCCATCATGTTCACCTCAATCTCAAGCCTTCGGGCCCACCACCGCCGGGGCGCGGTCCTGTGGCCCATTGTCAAAGCCATCACTCCGGGTATCCTGATAGGCACCTTTGCCGGCTCCTGCGTGGCCGCCAAGCTCCCCACCGGCTTTCTCAAGGGCTTTTTCGTGTGCTTTCTCTATTACGTCGCCATCCAGATGCTGCTCAACATCAAGCCCAAGGCCAGCCGCCAGATTCCGGGCCAGGCCGGCATGTTCGGGGCCGGGTTTGGCATCGGCGCGGTGTCGAGTCTGGTCGGCATCGGCGGCGGCACCTTGTCCGTACCATTTATGGTCTGGTGCAACATCGCCATGCACACGGCCGTTGGCACTTCCGCCGCCATCGGCTTCCCCATCGCCCTGGCCGGAACCGTCGGATACGTCGTCAACGGCCTGGGCGCGGCGAATCTGCCGCCGCTGTCTTTTGGCTATATCTATCTGCCGGCCCTGGTCGGCGTGGCGGCTGTCAGCATCCTGACCGCTCCCTACGGCGCCAAGCTCGCGCACAAGCTGCCGGTTCCCACCCTCAAACGCTTCTTCGCCCTGTTCGTCCTGGCCATGGCCACGCGGATGCTGTGGGGCATGTTCTAA
- a CDS encoding HD-GYP domain-containing protein, whose protein sequence is MTQLAPPPSVDPASEYHPIPVGHIFPHAPGEFHIYLRHGDTHTLFARSGEALTGVRREMLGEYGVRTVFIHRDERDSYRAYMRRHLPGALLGAQLPIADKATVFYHNCCDIVSDLIRERLPQAVSDVHGRLFVGYARDSVAFLCSEAGLARMGALMAHDYDVYSHGVHVFVYTVFLLRSLGLPTPTIVQAGVGALLHDSGKEAVDPAVLSKPGRLTPGEFLTVKEHPALGVRLCRGLSLSRLARECILMHHEKLDGKGYPGGRAGEAIPLHVRAVSLADVYDALTSRRCYADAVRPFEALRIMRHEMAGSFDVDLYKRFVMLLSGAALL, encoded by the coding sequence ATGACGCAGCTTGCACCGCCGCCGTCGGTCGATCCGGCCAGTGAGTACCACCCGATCCCGGTGGGGCATATATTTCCCCATGCCCCGGGAGAATTTCATATCTATTTGCGCCACGGCGATACGCATACCCTGTTTGCCCGAAGCGGCGAAGCGCTCACCGGGGTACGCCGGGAAATGCTGGGTGAATACGGCGTGCGCACGGTCTTCATCCACCGGGACGAGCGGGACAGCTACCGCGCCTACATGCGCCGTCATTTGCCTGGGGCGCTTCTTGGCGCACAACTGCCCATCGCGGACAAGGCTACGGTTTTTTACCATAATTGCTGCGACATCGTCAGTGATCTCATCCGGGAGCGCCTGCCCCAGGCCGTCTCCGACGTGCATGGCCGGCTGTTTGTGGGCTATGCCCGCGATAGCGTGGCGTTTTTGTGCTCCGAGGCCGGACTGGCCCGGATGGGGGCGCTCATGGCTCATGACTATGATGTCTACAGCCACGGCGTGCATGTCTTTGTGTACACGGTTTTTCTGCTGCGTTCCCTGGGGCTGCCCACGCCCACGATCGTCCAGGCCGGCGTCGGGGCGCTGTTGCACGACAGCGGCAAGGAGGCCGTTGACCCGGCCGTCCTGTCCAAACCCGGAAGGCTCACGCCCGGGGAATTTCTGACCGTAAAAGAGCATCCGGCTTTGGGTGTGCGGCTTTGCCGGGGATTGTCCCTGTCGCGTCTGGCCCGGGAATGCATTCTCATGCACCACGAAAAGCTCGACGGGAAGGGGTATCCCGGAGGCAGGGCCGGCGAGGCTATCCCACTCCACGTCCGGGCCGTGTCCCTGGCCGATGTCTACGACGCCCTGACCTCCAGACGCTGCTATGCCGATGCCGTGCGTCCTTTTGAAGCCCTTCGCATCATGCGCCATGAAATGGCCGGCTCTTTTGACGTCGACCTCTACAAACGCTTCGTCATGCTGTTAAGCGGTGCGGCCCTGCTGTAA
- a CDS encoding NupC/NupG family nucleoside CNT transporter, with translation MLQPLIGLAVILAVAALVSEHRGKIPWRMAAGGLGLQFALAALMLKAPFLRGIFLGLNALVAAMDEATRAGTAFVFGYVGGGPAPFAATDPGASFILGFQALPLVIVIAALAALLYYWNILPHVVRAFSLLLEKVMGIGGVLGVGAGGCIFLGMIEAPLLIRPYLNRMTRSELFAMMTTGMSCIAGTMLMLYATVLKSVIPDALGHILTASVIHAPAALLIAGLMLPETGQPTLGRTIPKSTASGSMDAIVSGTADGLRLFWSIIATLLVFVALVKLANILLGAMPDLAGAPITLERALGVLMAPAAWLIGVPWAEASTAGTLLGAKIVLNEFIAFIDMAKLPAGSLSDHSRLIMTYAMCSFANCGSVGILLAGLTSLCPERKAEITSLGGRALLGGVLASLSTGAVVGILAAF, from the coding sequence ATGCTGCAACCCCTGATCGGACTGGCCGTCATCCTGGCCGTCGCCGCGCTTGTGAGCGAACACCGGGGCAAAATCCCCTGGCGCATGGCGGCCGGCGGTCTCGGTTTGCAATTCGCCCTGGCGGCGCTGATGCTCAAGGCTCCTTTTTTGCGCGGCATTTTTCTCGGCCTCAATGCCCTGGTGGCCGCCATGGACGAGGCCACCCGGGCCGGCACGGCCTTTGTGTTCGGCTATGTGGGCGGCGGCCCGGCTCCCTTTGCCGCAACCGATCCGGGCGCGAGCTTTATCCTCGGCTTCCAGGCCCTGCCCCTGGTCATCGTCATCGCCGCCCTGGCCGCCCTGCTCTATTACTGGAATATCCTGCCCCATGTCGTCCGGGCCTTTTCCCTGCTGCTTGAAAAGGTCATGGGCATCGGCGGCGTGCTGGGCGTGGGGGCCGGGGGCTGCATCTTTCTCGGCATGATCGAAGCCCCGCTGCTCATTCGTCCCTATTTAAACCGCATGACCCGCAGCGAACTGTTTGCCATGATGACCACCGGCATGTCCTGCATCGCCGGCACCATGCTCATGCTCTACGCCACGGTCTTGAAATCCGTCATCCCCGATGCCCTGGGGCACATCCTGACCGCCTCGGTCATCCACGCCCCGGCAGCCCTGCTTATTGCCGGGCTGATGCTGCCGGAAACCGGCCAGCCGACCCTTGGCCGCACCATCCCCAAGTCCACGGCCTCAGGCAGCATGGACGCCATTGTGTCGGGCACGGCCGACGGTCTTCGCCTGTTCTGGAGCATCATCGCCACCCTGCTCGTCTTCGTGGCCCTGGTGAAACTGGCCAACATCCTTCTTGGGGCCATGCCCGATCTGGCCGGCGCACCGATCACCCTGGAACGGGCCTTGGGCGTCCTCATGGCCCCGGCCGCCTGGCTCATCGGCGTGCCCTGGGCCGAGGCGTCCACGGCCGGGACGCTCCTTGGCGCCAAGATCGTGCTCAATGAATTTATTGCCTTCATCGACATGGCCAAACTGCCGGCCGGGTCGCTGTCGGACCACTCCCGCCTCATTATGACCTATGCCATGTGCAGCTTCGCCAACTGCGGCTCGGTGGGCATCCTGCTGGCCGGCCTGACCTCGCTTTGCCCGGAACGCAAGGCCGAGATCACGTCTCTGGGGGGGCGGGCGCTGCTTGGCGGTGTGCTGGCGTCGCTGTCGACGGGTGCTGTGGTGGGGATTCTGGCAGCGTTTTAG